TAGTAACCCATCTATTTCCATATCAATTATAGCAACTTGTTTATCAATACCAACTTGTGGTGCACATAATGCCGAAGCTTCTTGCTTATACATGGTATCTTCTATATCTAATAATAATTGGTTGAGCTCTTCATTAAAATTCTTAACTGGACTAATTTTTCTTGACAACAATGGATGTTGTTTAGAAACTAAGTGCTTAATTGTCATCGGTAAGACACCTCTCAAAATTCATCATATAATTATAACTTATCTCACTTAAAATTGCGACCGTTACTAAATATAACTTTTTCACAAGTTATATTGACATTCTTTAATTAATCATTTCACTTTTTAATTCATTAAAAATAAGCATTCAAGTAAAAGTTATCACTTTTACTTAAAAATGCTTGTCACTTTATAATTATTGAATATTTAAACTATGACGTTGGTTACCATCTTCATCAAAATTATCTGCAGCTAACCATTGTTCATATTTTTGTTTAATACTTGGCCATTCACTATCTAACATAGAAAACCATGCTGTATCTCTATTACGTGTTTTATAAATTTTATGTTGTCTAAATATACCTTCGTAAGTAAAGCCTAAACGTTTCGCACTGTTCATAGAAGGATTGTTCAAACTATCACATTTCCATTCATATCTACGATAACCTAATATATCAAACACATAACTTGCTAATAAAAAATGTGCCTCAGTCGCGATTCGAGTGCGCTTTAAAATATTAGAAAAATGAATATGACCCACTTCAATAGAAGCATCGATAGGATTGATACGTAATAAAGAAAATTCCCCTAACGCTTTATTAGACTTTTGGTCAATAATTGCTAAAAAATATGGATCATCTGATTTAATTTGTTTTTCTATATACTGTTTAAATAATGACTTATCATTTATCTGTTCTTCAGTAAGATACGTCCAATTTGAAGCGTCTTCTTCCAAACTAAATTGGCTAAATAAATCATCTATATGTTGTTCATTTAACTTTTCTAAACGACAATATTGCCCATTTAAAAGACTTACTTCTGGAAAAGATGGCTTGGTAAATGTTTCTAAATTTTCTCCTATTGGTTGATTAAATTGATTATATCTCATTTATTACACCTACTATCATTTAATTTGGATTAGTATTACTAAATAAATTGACTGAGCATTATGGCGATTGAAGAGAAAAGGCGAATAATTATTAAACCATATTATATCTTATTTAAATATCATAAACCAGATATTTAAAGTGACATTATATAAAGTCGAATTTTAGTGTTATTTATTGATAATTATACAACTTTTACTTATTATTAAATTATCATATAGGGCTCTGTTGAGGCAATTTAGCGAAACTTTGCTATTGTTTTATACATAATAGTAAATGTTACAAACAGTAAGCTAACAAGTCGGTTTGATTATGCTATATTAATCAAATTTATTTAAAATTGAACTACTTAACGCGAAACCAAAGTGTCTCATACAGTAAACTTAGTGATAACTTCATAGAAGCATTAAAACATATTAGTATATATGTAATATTTGTTAAACAATAACATCGGAGTAATTGAATTTTATATTACTTATATAGTAGATAAAGATATATATTAAGTTGTATTATCCTATTTCATCATGCAGTTTAATAAAGATTATATGTACCAAAGATACAATTATAGAAAATTTTGAAATTGAGAAAAATTCATTTACCGTAATTTAATTTACATCAGACATCCAAGACCAATCATAATTTAGCAAACATATATTTAGAGAACACGCTTATGAACTTCATGCTTTTAATAAGCTTGTATAGAGTCACAGTATGATTGGCTAAATCAACATACTGTGACTCTATTTATGTATTGGAAACTGTGTTTTAACAAATTATAGAAACTAATATTTTTTAGCTACTTAAAGTTTTAGTAAGTAATGAAAATATAGTTAAGGGTGATTTAGTTAAATGAAAAAAGTCAGTGTAATAATGCCAACATATAACAATGAAGATTGTATAAGACGTTCGATAGAATCGGTAATCAATCAAACGATGCATACTCAAGATTACGAATTAATTATCGTAGATGATTGTTCAACTGATAACACATTAGACATTATCGAAAACTACGCTCGACAATACAATGATTTCATTCGTGTTAAGCAATTAAATGTTAATAGTGGGAGTGCTAGTATTCCAAGAAATACGGGGCTTGAATTGAGTAACGGAGAATATGTGTTCTTTTTAGATTCGGATGATTACATTCATAAAAAAACGCTTAAAGATTTATACAATTATGGTGTTAAACATGATAGTGATTTAATAATAGGTAAATATGGCGTAGAAGGTAAAGGACGTGGCGTACCTAAAGCTATTTTCGAAAAAGGTAATGTTCCAAAAGCTGAAATTATTCAGAATAGTATATTTTATGCACTATCTGTTTTAAAAATGTTTAGAAAAAGTGTTATACAAGAGCATAATATTAAATTTAAAGCAGATGCCAAAACGGCTGAAGATCAATTATTCACAGTTAAATTTTTAATGAATTCACGTAACTATGCTATAAAAACTGACGTTGAATATTATGTTGTCGTCAATAATTTTGAGCATAGAACGCATTTAACTTCTAGCCATAGTACCGGTAGTGAATACTTTGCGACGATAAAAGAGATTTATAAAGCAATCTATAACAGTACAATTTATACAGACGCAGATACACGTGATGAATTCGCAGGTAAATTTACGACTCGCTTATTGAGACATGGTCGTAACAAAAATTTTGCACTCAGTCAGATGTGTTATGAAGATAAAATTGAATGGTTAAAACATTATTCAGTAACGCTAAATGAACTACCTAGATCTATGGATAAATACGTAACACAAAGCTTTAATATCAAATTAGAAGCCATTAGACAAAATAATATAATAGGCGTAATGCTGGCAGATAAATTATTATAAATAGCACTAAAAAATTAAAAAAGTAGCTAATCAATTGGGTGAATTTTTCAACCGGTTAGCTACTTTTAATGAAAATGTATTATTTTAATCAGCTATTTTATAGTTATAAAATAATTTAATAACTATAAACATTTCAGATCCAGTATCAAGTTTTAAACAAACCACTTCTATAATATAAACGATAGACAATTTTTAACTTTAGTTTCGAATAGTGACTCTTCTCTTTTCATGGACTACCCTTTATTTAAATCTGTTTATTTGTATCTGCCTATGACACTATTTTTTCAAGAAATTTGCAACGTTCATCATTTTTAAAACACATTTCAGAATATTTATTTGGTAATTTTATACTGAATTAATAATTAGATAAATAACAATAGATTAATAATTCTATATGTCCAATTACTAAGTATGAATTATCAGTGATTTAATGAATAGGCCATTTAAATAAAAAAGACCACCCAATTAAGGGTGGCTGTCTGAGTATTTGTCTGGATATATACCCTAGGGCATAAACTAGACAAACATTCATCAAATACGCCCTAAGGCATACTAATGTATCATACAACATTTTCATTAATAAAGCTATCATTAATTTAGCAAGACCTACTTATAAAAACAACTCATTGCTTAAAAATTTTTTGAGTTATACTGCTGACCTCTTGTTCATTAACCTTTTTTCAACAATGCCTAAAACTAATATACTTCAATTTTGTTTATACCCATAAGAACAACAATAATATTTCCTAAGTTCTTAAAAGGATTTAAAAATGTTTCATGTCATCGATTTTGATATAATAGCTTAGCTTTATATACAAAACAATAAATACTTTAGAAAAAAACTAAAAATTATGCATTTGAAATATGTATATATAAGGATAGCATAATTAAGAACAATTAAAATATTGTTTAATATTTTAATATTAGTTATGTTAATATAATAATAAAATAAATGATATTTGCTTAACAACAACGAACAATTTGCTCAATACATAGCATTGCTATCCAAAGAAGTGATCATCGTAAAATGACATAGGGTAAACATATTAATCAGAAAGTTTTAGTTAGAAAACTGAATGTATTAAAAACGATAAAACATTACACAATGAAAGATGGCTTTGATGAATACTATTGAGGGATACGTATTCAAAACTAGCCTTTACAAGTATCGAAATTTGTAAAAAAACATATATAAAGGGGATATTATATGATTTACACAGTTACAACTACCCTACCGCTAAATCATGGTGGTAGAACTAAGTCTTTACTAAGTAGAATAAAATTACTCGACAAAGAACTTAATATACCTACTAAAATATTAACGACTAATTATAACATTGAATACCTAGAGGTATATAAACTATTTTTAGAAGAAGAAAAAGTAACTAGTAATATTCAATATGAAAATATATACGATTGGTTGTCGGGCTTTAACTTATTAATTAATCCTAAGACAAAGTTCTTAAAAAAAGACACTTATATAGAAACATCTTATGAAATCGAGGGATTACGTAGCGAAATGGTTAAAAACGCTAGTGCCGTGCGCTATTTTGATGGAGAAAATTATGTTTTATATAGGAAATTTTATGATGATTCGAAGATACTAGAATTCGAAGATTTCATGTCACCAATCAGCAAAACGAAGGTACAACGCTGGCAGTATAACAAACACGGTATTTTACATAGAAAACATTACTATTCTCATAGTACGAAGCAGAAAATATTAGAAGAATATTTTGATGTTGATGGTAATATATACTGTAAAAAAATGTATGAAGATAATAAGAACAATGATTTAATTTATATTCAGACTTATCAACAGAATCGGCCTCATAAGACTTTTGCTTCTGAACGACAATTTTTCAAATATTATTTTGATTCTAGATTCTCTGATAACGACACAGTATTTTGTGATGCTAGAGCATTGGATGCTCCATTATTAAATCAATCAAACCAAACGCACAACATACTAGTTTTTCATAGTAGTCATTTAAATGATGATAAGATAAAAGCTTCTTTTAAATTCGCACTAAATAATTCAAATAAGGTTGCAAAATATATCGTTTTAACTCATAAACAAAAAAATGATATCCAAAACATTGCATCAATCGAATCCGAAAAAATTAGCATCATTCCACATTTTATACAACAAAAGGATATTAATGAACATATAGAACAAGAAAATAGGTTTATTTTCTTAGGACGTCTAGGCGTTGAGAAGCAACTTGACCACATTATTAAAGCGTATAATGAATTTTTGCAAAGCGGGTATACAACTAATCTTGTTATTTTCGGTAAAGATGAATTTCATCAAAAAGCAAAGCTTGAAAAACTAATTAAAGATTATGGCATACAAGATAAAGTAAGTATTAATGACTATACAAATAATCCAACAATAGAATTTCAAAAATCTAAAGCCTCTTTATTAACTAGTAAATTTGAAGGATTTGCATTATCAGTTATGGAAAGTATCAATGTAGGATGTCCTGTTATATCCTACGACATTAAATATGGGCCATCAGAGATTATAAACCATAATGAGAATGGCTATCTTGTGGAAGCTAATAATATATCTCAATTAGCTAATTATATGGAAAAGATTATTGAAACACCGTTACCTAATGTAAAAACAAAGCCAGAATTAAAATATGATTCCGCAATAGATAACTATAAAAGATTATTTTCATCACTAAATAATTAATATTATACGTTTAAATCAAGCTATGGGCATTTAGCGATGCCCTATTTATTTTTATCTTTTATTGGGATGAAGTTGCTATACACTGCTTTAAATATGAAATTGGGATTTGTTACTAAGAAACAACACTGTTTAAGAGAGTTATAACAGTCTACATAAAACAAGAAAGGCAGTCATTTAAATGACTGCCCTTTTTTTGCCCTTTTTATATTTTATAGAAACTCTCAAACCCTTGTGAATATTGTTTTTAAGCCATTTATATCGATACATTACATCATCATATTAGGATTGATATCAATCTTCAGTGCTAATTTATGTTTCAAATACTGATCATGATAATAGTCATCTAAGTATTGTAAAGCTTGATGTAGCGCTGGTTCATTCTTATATTTAATAAGTATTTGGAAGCGGTACTCGTTATTTATTCTAGATAACGCTGCAGGTGACGGCCCTAAAACAAATGCTTTATCCGATATGTGTTGCAATAAAATCTGATGTATATGTTTGGAAGCTTCCATTACCTTTTTCATATCTTGGTGTGCAATAGTAAAATTAATTAAAAAGAAATATGGTGGATATTTACCTAACTTTCTATAATTCATTTCTTTTTCATAAAACGCTAAATAATCATTGAGTTGCACGTCTTTAATTGCATAATGCTCTGGGTTGTAAGTTTGAATTAAAACTTCGCCTTCTTTATCATGTCGGCCTGCTCTACCCGCAACTTGGGTTAACAACTGAAACGTACGTTCACTTGAACGAAAATCAGGTAAGTTTAACATCGTATCAGCATTTAACACACCAACAAGCGTAATATTTGGAAAGTCTAATCCTTTAGCTATCATTTGTGTGCCCAATAAGATATCGCCTTTGCCTTCACCAAAATCATTTAACAGTTTTTCATGGGCACCTTTTCTAGAAGTTGTATCCACATCCATACGAATAATATTTGATTGTGGAAATTCGCGTTGTAATAGTTCTTCAACTCGTTGCGTGCCTGTACCAACTTGTCGTATATGTTCGCTTTCACAGTTTGAACATAAATTAGGTGGTGTTTCTTGATAACCACAATAATGACATTTTAGTTGATCCGCCGACTTATGGTAAGTTAATGAAATATCACAATTAGGACATTGTGGTACGTGACCACAATCTCTACAAAGCATAAATGAAGCATATCCACGACGATTTAAGAATAAAACGATTTGTTCTTTTTTGTCCAAACGTATTTGAATAGCCTCACGTAATTTATTAGAAAACATTGAACGATTGCCTTCACTTAATTCGGCTCTCATGTCTACTATTTCTATTTCCGGCATAGCTTGGTTATTAACTCTACTAGGCAATGGTAATAAGTCATATACTTTTTTATCGGCACGAGCGTAAGTTTCTAAACTTGGTGTTGCGCTCCCCAAAATCAATGGACAATTGTGGTATTGGCTACGCCACTGAGCTATATCTCTCGCATGATAGCGAGGATAGTCTTCTTGTTTATATGATGATTCATGTTCTTCATCGATAATAATCATGCCTAAATTTTTAAATGGCGCAAATACGCTAGAACGAGCTCCTACGCTTACTCGGGCACGCCCGTCGCGGATTTTTTGCCATTCGTCATAGCGTTCTCCTTTTGATAAACCAGAGTGAAGCACCGCAACATCATCTCCAAAACGGCGTTTAAAACGCAATACCATCTGGGGTGTTAATGCGATTTCAGGTACTAACATCATAGCTTCTCTGCCAAGTTCTAACACCTCTTCTATAGTATGCAAATACACTTCAGTTTTCCCAGACCCAGTAACACCATGCAGTAAAAATGTTTGATGTTCATGTGCATTAACTTTTGCTGAAATTGCATCAAATGCTTGTTGTTGTGACTCTGTTAAAACTTGCTTGGATTCTTGTTCAAACACTCGTGTTTCGAATGGATCACGTTCTACTACAGT
The genomic region above belongs to Staphylococcus durrellii and contains:
- a CDS encoding glycosyltransferase family 2 protein, whose product is MKKVSVIMPTYNNEDCIRRSIESVINQTMHTQDYELIIVDDCSTDNTLDIIENYARQYNDFIRVKQLNVNSGSASIPRNTGLELSNGEYVFFLDSDDYIHKKTLKDLYNYGVKHDSDLIIGKYGVEGKGRGVPKAIFEKGNVPKAEIIQNSIFYALSVLKMFRKSVIQEHNIKFKADAKTAEDQLFTVKFLMNSRNYAIKTDVEYYVVVNNFEHRTHLTSSHSTGSEYFATIKEIYKAIYNSTIYTDADTRDEFAGKFTTRLLRHGRNKNFALSQMCYEDKIEWLKHYSVTLNELPRSMDKYVTQSFNIKLEAIRQNNIIGVMLADKLL
- the priA gene encoding primosomal protein N', whose protein sequence is MIAKVIVDIPSKSVDFTFDYIIPTRLQSILQVGMRVIVPFGPRTIQGYVMSMTETYDEQLDISKLKEIKEVQDIKPELTSELIELSEWYSQYFVTKRISMLEVMLPSAIKAKYTKVFKLNDEQLLPQSLVSKFNKDGYYLYKEAQSNEDITELVQYLNQGTITEETILSQNTSKKQQRAVKVTDGFDYDEVLQSLEKSVKQYDLYAYLIDEKHHTVLLKDIEAMGLSKSSIDTLARKGYVEKYDTVVERDPFETRVFEQESKQVLTESQQQAFDAISAKVNAHEHQTFLLHGVTGSGKTEVYLHTIEEVLELGREAMMLVPEIALTPQMVLRFKRRFGDDVAVLHSGLSKGERYDEWQKIRDGRARVSVGARSSVFAPFKNLGMIIIDEEHESSYKQEDYPRYHARDIAQWRSQYHNCPLILGSATPSLETYARADKKVYDLLPLPSRVNNQAMPEIEIVDMRAELSEGNRSMFSNKLREAIQIRLDKKEQIVLFLNRRGYASFMLCRDCGHVPQCPNCDISLTYHKSADQLKCHYCGYQETPPNLCSNCESEHIRQVGTGTQRVEELLQREFPQSNIIRMDVDTTSRKGAHEKLLNDFGEGKGDILLGTQMIAKGLDFPNITLVGVLNADTMLNLPDFRSSERTFQLLTQVAGRAGRHDKEGEVLIQTYNPEHYAIKDVQLNDYLAFYEKEMNYRKLGKYPPYFFLINFTIAHQDMKKVMEASKHIHQILLQHISDKAFVLGPSPAALSRINNEYRFQILIKYKNEPALHQALQYLDDYYHDQYLKHKLALKIDINPNMMM
- a CDS encoding GNAT family N-acetyltransferase produces the protein MRYNQFNQPIGENLETFTKPSFPEVSLLNGQYCRLEKLNEQHIDDLFSQFSLEEDASNWTYLTEEQINDKSLFKQYIEKQIKSDDPYFLAIIDQKSNKALGEFSLLRINPIDASIEVGHIHFSNILKRTRIATEAHFLLASYVFDILGYRRYEWKCDSLNNPSMNSAKRLGFTYEGIFRQHKIYKTRNRDTAWFSMLDSEWPSIKQKYEQWLAADNFDEDGNQRHSLNIQ
- a CDS encoding glycosyltransferase, encoding MIYTVTTTLPLNHGGRTKSLLSRIKLLDKELNIPTKILTTNYNIEYLEVYKLFLEEEKVTSNIQYENIYDWLSGFNLLINPKTKFLKKDTYIETSYEIEGLRSEMVKNASAVRYFDGENYVLYRKFYDDSKILEFEDFMSPISKTKVQRWQYNKHGILHRKHYYSHSTKQKILEEYFDVDGNIYCKKMYEDNKNNDLIYIQTYQQNRPHKTFASERQFFKYYFDSRFSDNDTVFCDARALDAPLLNQSNQTHNILVFHSSHLNDDKIKASFKFALNNSNKVAKYIVLTHKQKNDIQNIASIESEKISIIPHFIQQKDINEHIEQENRFIFLGRLGVEKQLDHIIKAYNEFLQSGYTTNLVIFGKDEFHQKAKLEKLIKDYGIQDKVSINDYTNNPTIEFQKSKASLLTSKFEGFALSVMESINVGCPVISYDIKYGPSEIINHNENGYLVEANNISQLANYMEKIIETPLPNVKTKPELKYDSAIDNYKRLFSSLNN